The Christiangramia flava JLT2011 genome has a segment encoding these proteins:
- a CDS encoding transcription elongation factor, giving the protein MGIREELIRICREKIDEKVASLKKSMDGLKEDLENESKSSAGDKYETSREMINIEWNKLSQQLVEFEKQLKTLNRVQHLEPKETVQLGAIVDTGKARYFISVPAGEIYLDHQRYYAIGVHSPIAQAMLGKKKGEFFSFRETSTKINSIA; this is encoded by the coding sequence ATGGGCATACGCGAAGAACTGATCAGGATTTGCAGGGAAAAGATCGATGAGAAAGTAGCTTCTCTGAAAAAGTCTATGGACGGGCTCAAGGAAGATCTTGAGAACGAATCCAAGAGCAGCGCGGGCGATAAGTATGAAACCAGCCGGGAAATGATCAATATCGAATGGAACAAACTGAGCCAGCAACTGGTGGAATTTGAAAAGCAGTTAAAAACCCTCAACCGGGTCCAGCATCTGGAACCTAAAGAAACCGTGCAGCTTGGTGCTATCGTAGATACTGGTAAAGCACGCTATTTCATCTCGGTGCCGGCCGGTGAGATCTACCTGGATCACCAGCGTTATTATGCCATTGGGGTTCATTCACCCATCGCCCAGGCCATGCTGGGCAAGAAAAAAGGAGAGTTTTTCAGTTTCCGGGAAACGTCCACAAAAATTAACAGTATCGCCTAA